One window from the genome of Longimicrobiales bacterium encodes:
- the hutU gene encoding urocanate hydratase: protein MTESVARSVRAPRGSEMSCKGWTQEAAMRMLMNNLDPEVAEQPNDLIVYGGTGKAARSWEAFDALVATLKELENDETMLVQSGKPVGVFRTHERAPRVLIANSNLVGRWATWDHFHELEKRGLMMYGQMTAGSWIYIGTQGILQGTYETFGVLAEKHFGSTLKGKWVLTGGMGGMGGAQPLAATMNEGAVLCIDVDADRIERRIDHRYCDRMTGNLDEALVWVQAAAALGEALSVGLVGNCAEILPELVERGITPDVVTDQTSAHDPLNGYVPAGLSLADAEALRRSDSDEYIRRSMESMRTHCEAIVAMQDAGAVAVDYGNNLRGYAQDAGFENAFAYPGFVPAYVRELFCEGKGPFRWAALSGDPKDIHRTDELVLEMFPEDEHLCRWIRMAHEKVAFQGLPSRICWLGQGARARFGVALNDLVASGELSAPVVIGRDHLDTGSVASPGRETEAMKDGSDAVADWPILNALLNTASGASWVSFHHGGGVGIGNSLHAGQVIVADGTPEMRERIQRVLTNDPGIGVARHADAGYETAIKTARAEGLNIPMLGD from the coding sequence ATGACGGAGTCGGTCGCTCGCTCGGTGCGGGCCCCCCGAGGTTCCGAAATGTCCTGCAAGGGCTGGACGCAGGAGGCTGCCATGAGAATGCTCATGAACAACCTTGATCCCGAGGTCGCAGAGCAGCCCAACGATCTCATCGTGTACGGTGGGACAGGAAAGGCAGCGCGTTCGTGGGAGGCTTTTGACGCCCTCGTCGCAACGCTCAAAGAGCTCGAGAATGACGAGACGATGTTGGTGCAGTCCGGAAAGCCTGTCGGCGTCTTCCGCACGCACGAGCGCGCGCCGCGCGTCCTCATAGCCAACTCCAACTTGGTCGGCCGCTGGGCTACGTGGGACCACTTCCACGAGTTGGAGAAGCGCGGCCTGATGATGTATGGGCAGATGACTGCCGGGTCGTGGATCTACATCGGGACACAAGGCATCCTCCAGGGCACGTATGAGACCTTCGGCGTACTCGCGGAGAAGCACTTCGGGTCGACACTGAAGGGCAAGTGGGTCCTAACGGGTGGAATGGGGGGCATGGGCGGAGCTCAACCCCTCGCGGCCACCATGAACGAGGGCGCCGTTCTGTGCATCGACGTGGATGCCGATCGGATTGAACGTCGAATCGACCACCGGTACTGTGACCGAATGACGGGCAACCTGGACGAAGCGCTCGTGTGGGTTCAAGCTGCGGCGGCATTGGGTGAAGCGCTTTCAGTAGGGCTCGTGGGAAACTGCGCTGAGATCCTCCCCGAGTTGGTCGAACGCGGCATCACCCCGGACGTGGTCACGGATCAGACGTCCGCGCACGATCCGCTTAACGGTTATGTGCCAGCAGGTTTGTCTTTAGCCGACGCGGAAGCACTCCGACGTTCGGACTCAGACGAATACATCCGGCGCTCCATGGAATCGATGCGCACTCACTGTGAGGCGATCGTGGCTATGCAGGATGCTGGCGCCGTCGCGGTGGACTACGGCAATAACCTCCGTGGCTATGCACAGGATGCGGGTTTCGAGAACGCCTTTGCATACCCGGGCTTCGTGCCGGCCTATGTCCGCGAGCTCTTCTGTGAGGGAAAGGGACCGTTCCGATGGGCCGCGCTCTCGGGTGACCCCAAGGACATTCACAGGACGGACGAACTGGTTCTGGAGATGTTTCCGGAAGACGAGCACCTATGCCGTTGGATCAGGATGGCGCACGAGAAGGTCGCTTTCCAGGGGCTTCCGTCCCGTATCTGTTGGTTGGGGCAGGGCGCCCGCGCCCGCTTCGGAGTCGCCCTAAACGACCTGGTGGCTTCCGGTGAACTGAGCGCACCTGTGGTGATTGGTCGCGATCATTTGGACACCGGGAGTGTCGCGTCGCCTGGCCGTGAGACCGAAGCCATGAAGGACGGCTCGGACGCGGTCGCCGACTGGCCGATCCTGAACGCACTGCTCAATACCGCTTCAGGCGCGAGCTGGGTCTCGTTTCATCACGGCGGCGGCGTCGGTATCGGCAATTCGCTCCATGCAGGTCAGGTCATCGTCGCCGACGGAACCCCGGAAATGCGGGAGCGCATCCAGCGGGTGCTGACGAACGATCCAGGGATCGGCGTCGCACGCCATGCGGACGCGGGCTACGAGACGGCGATCAAAACGGCGCGGGCAGAAGGCCTGAATATCCCGATGCTGGGCGACTAG
- the hutH gene encoding histidine ammonia-lyase, whose protein sequence is MITLKLDGRSLRLEDIENVAFGADIVVQLDEDAKVRMRESRALIEELVLAGEPVYGVTTGFGRLADVAIAPENREALQHNLVRSHASGMGDPLDSSAVRALMLLRANALSRGHSGCRVEVVELLLGLLNAGIHPRVPEFGSVGASGDLAPLAHVALALLGEGRAEHEGVESDVGPLMADAGLQPMRLGSKEGLALINGTQATTGIGILALLAAERAVECAEVAGAMSMDALLGTPEPFRQEIQDARPHAGQGISAGRLRALVAGSEIRESHREGDPRVQDAYSLRCMPQVHGAAREALRYIRGILETEANSATDNPLVFPEAGVVVSGGNFHAQVVSAALDLLAIALVDLASISERRIERLLNPDLSMGLPAFLSKRPGLESGFMIAQVTAVDLIGEMRVLSHPASVDSITTSANQEDHVSMGLAAARKALRVTRCVERVLATELMCAAEGIEYRRPLKSGAGVEKAHATVRAVVDALDGDRMLGPDLDALTELVRSGEMARISKELEA, encoded by the coding sequence ATGATCACTCTCAAGCTGGACGGGCGTTCGCTTCGTCTGGAAGACATCGAGAACGTCGCGTTCGGTGCCGACATCGTCGTTCAGCTGGACGAAGACGCGAAGGTGCGCATGCGGGAGTCGCGTGCGCTCATCGAAGAACTCGTCTTGGCCGGCGAACCTGTCTACGGCGTCACGACGGGCTTTGGACGACTTGCCGACGTCGCGATCGCCCCTGAGAATCGTGAGGCACTTCAGCACAACCTGGTGCGTAGCCACGCATCAGGAATGGGAGACCCACTGGACAGCTCTGCGGTGCGTGCGCTAATGCTGCTTCGCGCCAACGCGCTGTCACGCGGACACTCCGGGTGCCGCGTTGAGGTGGTGGAACTCTTGCTCGGGCTTCTGAACGCAGGAATCCATCCCCGAGTACCGGAGTTCGGTTCTGTAGGAGCCAGTGGGGACCTCGCCCCGTTGGCGCATGTCGCCTTGGCACTGCTTGGAGAAGGGCGCGCGGAGCATGAAGGAGTGGAGTCCGATGTAGGGCCACTCATGGCCGACGCGGGCCTCCAGCCCATGCGCCTCGGGTCCAAAGAGGGATTGGCCCTCATCAACGGGACGCAAGCTACGACCGGCATCGGGATCTTGGCCCTGCTCGCCGCTGAGCGAGCGGTCGAGTGCGCTGAGGTGGCGGGTGCCATGTCGATGGATGCCCTCTTGGGGACACCTGAGCCGTTCCGACAAGAGATCCAGGATGCGCGGCCTCACGCGGGCCAGGGCATATCGGCCGGCCGACTCAGAGCACTTGTGGCTGGATCCGAGATCCGTGAGTCGCATCGTGAGGGCGACCCGAGAGTCCAGGACGCCTATTCGCTGCGGTGCATGCCACAGGTTCACGGGGCTGCTCGTGAGGCCCTCCGATACATCCGTGGGATCCTCGAGACCGAAGCCAACAGTGCCACCGACAACCCATTGGTCTTTCCGGAAGCCGGTGTTGTCGTGAGCGGCGGCAACTTCCACGCCCAAGTGGTGTCTGCCGCGTTGGATCTACTGGCCATCGCGCTCGTCGACCTCGCCTCGATCTCGGAGCGGCGCATCGAGCGTCTCCTGAACCCCGATCTCTCCATGGGATTGCCTGCGTTTCTGAGCAAACGCCCTGGCCTCGAAAGCGGCTTCATGATTGCCCAGGTGACCGCCGTGGACCTGATTGGCGAGATGCGGGTGCTCTCCCATCCGGCCAGCGTGGACTCGATCACGACGAGTGCGAATCAAGAGGACCACGTGTCCATGGGTTTGGCTGCGGCGCGGAAGGCGTTGCGAGTGACCAGGTGTGTCGAGCGGGTTCTGGCTACGGAACTCATGTGCGCGGCCGAGGGGATCGAGTATCGCCGACCGCTCAAGTCGGGAGCGGGCGTCGAAAAGGCACACGCCACCGTCCGGGCCGTAGTCGACGCGCTGGACGGCGACCGAATGCTGGGCCCTGATTTAGACGCTCTTACCGAACTGGTACGATCCGGCGAAATGGCGCGGATCTCAAAGGAGTTGGAAGCATGA